In Leptospira licerasiae serovar Varillal str. VAR 010, the sequence CTGTCGTATTCGGCGTCTTTTTCCTGGCTGGAGATATAAACTAAAGCCTGCATGATCAAACAAATCGTAAAGAGTGTAATCCCAACGATCTTAACCATAAAGGTAGTACGTTCCGCACTATTATTGATGAACGCGATGACTAAGAAAGAGAAAGCAGTTAAGAACAAGATTACGTTTGAAGTCATGTACGTAGAACGTTCCATCACTCCGTCTCGACTGAGAATATTTGAGATATTCGGATAGATCGCAGCGATCAAAAATCCTATATTGAACATGAGAAGAGCGATCCTTCGCTTGTCCTTTGTGATCACTACTCTCCATGTAGGAACGATTATAAAACCTACGATTGAGAATATTCCGATTACTAATGCAAGATAACGACTGGCATCAAACGCGTTAAAATCCCAATGGTGTGCAGTGAAGTGGTAGATCTTCTCCGAAATATAAGTAAAGTATATGAATAAACTTACTGTGAGCGCTGAAACAGAATGTTCAGCAATCAGAACCAATCTTGCTATGCGTTGGTTACTATTTCCTGGAAATCGAAGTAAAAACTGCGTGAAATGAGCCAGAGAAAAAAGAATAAATCCGCCAGTCATCCAGCGGTGATATGCCGCAATGGGATGATATAAGAAGGCCGCTAAAAAGTATCCTGTCTCGAATACGCTTAATAGCAAAAAACCTATTCCCAGGTGAGTGGTGGCTATGGTCCTATTCTTTAAGGTAAGAAAGAAAATCCCAAGGAATGTGGTGGTCAAAGTGACCAATAAACTTCCAAACGAATAATAATTAAAGAGGACTAGGTCCCAAGAAATCGGATTTAACCCCATAAACTCCTATAGGCACTCGGACGCCCGGATGATCGAAACTGACTTCAAACCGAATCTTTTATTTTTAGTTTACCGGTTCCGGAATACATCTTCAGAACAGGTAAAAAATCGGCTAAAGCCTTCACTATCATTTTGAAAAGGGAAAAATCAATAGAAAAATAAGAATGTGACTCCTATTCTGTCGAGTATGTCCGATTCCAAGACGAACCGAAAGCTTCCGAATACTATTAAGTTTCTTCCTTTCGAGAAACTCTGGTTCAGAGTTTTGTTAGGTTTGGTATCCGGACTTTTAATAGGCCTGTATCTTAGTCCTGAAAATTCGTTGGTATCCCAAGAATATTCTAAGCCTATCGTTTCATGGTTAGGCCTTCCCGGTCATTTTTTCCTAATCCTTTTACAGATCATCATGATCCCTTTGGTCTTTTGTTCCATAGTCTTAGGAATACACGCAGGGGAAACTCTGGAGAATCTTAAAAATTTCGGGTTAAAAGCGTTCTTATACTTCGTATTCACCACGATATTAGCCGTATCTATCGGAATGATCTTAGCAAGTACGATCAAACCAGGAAGTTTTGTAGATCCGGCCGGGATCCCCAGAGTGCAGATCCCAAACAAAATATCCGAAACCTCAGGTACTCTTTCCGTAGATAAAGTCCCCGACTTGATCCTGTCGGTCCTTCCTAGAAACCCATTCCAAACATTTGCAAACGGAGATATGTTAGGAGTAGTTTTACTCGCTCTTTTAGTCGGGATCGCTCTTCTTTCTATTGAACAGCAAAGTACTGCAAATGTTTTGCCTGTATTCCAAGCCATATTCAAAACGAGTATGATATTCGTGCAATGGGCCATGAAGATCGCACCATTTGCGGTATTCGGGCTAATCGCTCAAATTACTGCAAAAATTGGACTCAAAGTTTTATTAAGCCTTGGAGTTTATTTTATAACGGTACTAGGCGGATTAGTTTTAGTACTGATCATGTATTCGATCATACTGATACTTTTCACAGGAAAGACACCTATCTGGTTTTTCAAACGAGCGGGAGAAGTACAATTACTCGCTTTCTCCACTTCCAGTTCTGCCGCTGTTCTTCCTTTTTCCTTAAAGACAGGAATAGAAAAGATGGGTATCTCTCGAAAAATTGCAGAGTTCATTCTTCCTTTAGGAGCCACAGTAAATATGGACGGAACCGCCCTCTACCAAGCGGTTGCAACTGTATTCTTAGCTCAGGTATATGGGATAGAATTGACGGCGACAAATCTTGCGTTCGTACTCATCGCAACTGTTGTAGCCTCTATCGGAACTCCAAGCACTCCAGGACTGGGCATCGTAATTCTCGCATCCATTTTAGCCGGGGTGGGAGTTCCTACAGAAGGGATCGGAATCATTCTGGGAGTGGACCGTATCTTGGATATGTGCAGAACGACTGTGAATATCACAGGAGATTTAGTTGCCTGCAACGTTTTCCAAAGTTTAGAAGATAAGAAACGACCGGATATTTGAGTCTTCTTTTGGAAAGAAAATTTCTCACTTTAACATTCTTCAATATAGTTGCGAATTTAACGGTTCCACTCACTAGCTTCGCGGATGTCGCAGTGCTAGGCCAGTTAGAATCTCATACGTACGTAGCAGGAGTCGCTCTTTCCAACGTTCTATTTGATTATTTGTTCTGGGGATTTTCATTCTTAAGGATGAGCACAACCGGTCTCACCGCTCAAGCAGAAGGAAACGAAAACAACAAAGAGTCCTTTCAAATACTTTTAAGATCGTTATTGCTCGGCCTTGGAATAGGCGTTCTGATCCTTCTGTCTAAAACTTATTTGGAAGAATTCGGGTTTTCCGTATTGGAAGGGGAGAAGGATGTAAAGTCAGCAGGAGGAGAATATTTTAAGTCCAGGATCATCAGTGCACCTGCAACACTTTGCAATTTTGTACTTACAGGTTGGTTTCTAGGCAGATCCAAAAGCGCT encodes:
- a CDS encoding dicarboxylate/amino acid:cation symporter, which codes for MSDSKTNRKLPNTIKFLPFEKLWFRVLLGLVSGLLIGLYLSPENSLVSQEYSKPIVSWLGLPGHFFLILLQIIMIPLVFCSIVLGIHAGETLENLKNFGLKAFLYFVFTTILAVSIGMILASTIKPGSFVDPAGIPRVQIPNKISETSGTLSVDKVPDLILSVLPRNPFQTFANGDMLGVVLLALLVGIALLSIEQQSTANVLPVFQAIFKTSMIFVQWAMKIAPFAVFGLIAQITAKIGLKVLLSLGVYFITVLGGLVLVLIMYSIILILFTGKTPIWFFKRAGEVQLLAFSTSSSAAVLPFSLKTGIEKMGISRKIAEFILPLGATVNMDGTALYQAVATVFLAQVYGIELTATNLAFVLIATVVASIGTPSTPGLGIVILASILAGVGVPTEGIGIILGVDRILDMCRTTVNITGDLVACNVFQSLEDKKRPDI